One segment of Shewanella piezotolerans WP3 DNA contains the following:
- a CDS encoding class I SAM-dependent methyltransferase: MDLFEEYRKQQAWRNWPHYLQHVPFKSSDVVIDLGCSVGGMSSLLASEVKQVVGIDINRSFIDFCQQHQSANQTFIHSDFDSIDYQALGEINGVWASFSLSYLSNPLEYLTKLHAIIQPGGWVAVLDVASFISANLSLDSAFYDKVRQFELQSAQSGIYDFDFGDKMQLMLQQVGFEIGYVDNDVTDLELNFLGAARADVILGWSARLKRIQKLRQLLGGDYCSFCSDLLANLQSPQHQQRGCVKYVIAKKAE, translated from the coding sequence TTGGATCTGTTTGAGGAATATCGAAAGCAACAAGCTTGGCGAAATTGGCCCCATTATCTACAGCATGTTCCTTTTAAAAGCAGTGACGTTGTCATCGACCTCGGCTGCTCTGTGGGGGGGATGTCATCATTGTTAGCGTCTGAAGTTAAACAGGTGGTTGGGATCGATATAAACCGAAGCTTTATCGACTTCTGCCAGCAACATCAAAGTGCAAATCAAACTTTCATTCACAGCGATTTTGATAGTATTGATTACCAGGCGTTGGGTGAGATTAACGGCGTATGGGCAAGTTTCTCGCTATCCTACCTATCGAATCCGCTTGAGTATCTGACGAAGCTGCATGCTATTATTCAGCCTGGTGGCTGGGTAGCTGTGCTCGATGTCGCAAGTTTTATCTCTGCTAATCTCAGTCTCGACAGTGCTTTTTATGACAAGGTGCGTCAGTTTGAACTGCAGTCGGCACAATCTGGGATCTATGATTTTGACTTCGGCGACAAAATGCAGCTGATGTTGCAGCAGGTTGGTTTTGAAATTGGCTACGTCGATAATGATGTTACCGACCTTGAACTTAACTTTTTAGGCGCTGCGCGGGCAGATGTGATCTTGGGCTGGTCTGCAAGGCTTAAGCGTATACAAAAATTGCGGCAGTTACTTGGAGGTGATTATTGCAGCTTTTGTTCTGATTTACTGGCAAACCTTCAATCGCCACAGCATCAACAACGAGGCTGCGTTAAATATGTTATCGCTAAGAAAGCAGAGTGA
- a CDS encoding short chain dehydrogenase, which yields MKTVILIGALGKMGQAALMGLGKHKVITAGRSGDVDHIVDITDEQSIRDLYKSVGQFDAVVNTVGVCEYANFTEMTDAQWMNTVMSKMMGQINLVRIGQEYIADSGSFTLISGILNVKPIPFAIADATTSGAIDTFTKCVAFEMPRNQRINVVNPTVLTEAWDVYGEMMPGFEPVPSALVGKAFERSVDGFITGEVIFVDA from the coding sequence ATGAAAACAGTAATTTTAATTGGTGCACTCGGAAAAATGGGACAAGCGGCATTAATGGGTCTTGGAAAGCACAAGGTGATTACCGCAGGTCGCTCTGGTGACGTTGACCACATCGTTGATATTACCGATGAGCAATCAATCAGAGACCTCTATAAAAGCGTCGGTCAATTTGATGCTGTAGTGAACACAGTCGGTGTATGTGAATACGCCAACTTCACTGAAATGACAGATGCCCAGTGGATGAACACGGTAATGAGCAAGATGATGGGACAAATAAACTTAGTGCGTATTGGCCAAGAGTATATCGCTGACAGCGGCTCGTTCACACTGATAAGCGGCATACTTAATGTTAAGCCGATCCCTTTTGCTATTGCCGACGCCACCACGAGTGGTGCTATTGACACCTTTACCAAATGTGTTGCTTTTGAAATGCCTAGAAATCAACGCATTAATGTTGTAAACCCAACCGTATTAACAGAAGCATGGGATGTTTACGGCGAAATGATGCCAGGATTTGAGCCTGTTCCAAGCGCATTGGTAGGCAAAGCCTTTGAGCGTTCTGTCGATGGATTCATTACGGGTGAAGTCATCTTTGTCGACGCCTAG
- a CDS encoding alkyl sulfatase dimerization domain-containing protein: protein MFKSNLIATSICAVLLASATTSAFAANTDLVRSADPSFFTNAQVQSHLAKVVWQDEAHNKAYTESSDMIPVAMTEFAKQMAPKIQEIAPGKLYSISGFQLASTLVAVGDDGLIIVDPGENDTAAKASMDAFSQFSKLPVKAVIYTHRHPDHAFGAAGWGVTEEQVKSGEVKIIASDNFIPNLVSDVGVTGAILTQRTAYASVYLPKAPAGRPAQFGLGPTFTAGPVSFFMPNVLVSNEQPLKITVSGIDMEVFGAYGDAGDDEIDIYFPQFKHVHGSETIQGETFPNLYTLRGTKYRDVQKWYEGIDHLLAYSEKANTYSGSHMRAWVGHDFINQRITNYRDAIQYVHDQSVYYINRGIKRDELAEKVILPENLANDPWLGEYYGTVAHSVRNIYNGYLGWWEGDATKLARPAVKEMAQDYVDAMGGEANVIKMAQKAVDTENYGWAAEILTHVNNVDPANMDARNLKAEALREWGYKQTNIYWRGFAVADAGELDGTLDRSVAWDFANPAIVKVLPTTKILATQRVNLNAERAKGQALSINIKVSDTGEVANYTVRNEIAIFSLKLDPNADATLTGKKLEMLGYFTTGDASKAQVSGDNKSVETFFSLFDHNKANDINLVLPN, encoded by the coding sequence ATGTTTAAATCTAACCTCATCGCAACATCAATTTGTGCAGTACTATTAGCTTCTGCAACAACGAGTGCGTTTGCTGCTAATACTGACTTAGTTCGTAGCGCCGACCCTTCTTTTTTCACTAACGCGCAAGTGCAGAGCCATTTGGCGAAAGTGGTTTGGCAAGATGAAGCGCACAATAAAGCTTACACCGAAAGCTCTGACATGATCCCAGTGGCAATGACGGAGTTTGCTAAGCAAATGGCCCCTAAAATACAAGAGATTGCGCCGGGTAAGCTCTACTCTATTTCCGGCTTTCAATTGGCATCAACGCTAGTTGCCGTAGGTGATGATGGTTTGATCATTGTCGATCCTGGTGAAAATGACACGGCGGCCAAAGCTTCTATGGACGCTTTCAGTCAATTTTCTAAGTTACCGGTAAAAGCGGTTATATATACCCATCGTCATCCTGATCATGCATTTGGCGCAGCAGGGTGGGGCGTGACGGAGGAGCAAGTGAAATCAGGTGAAGTTAAAATTATCGCGTCAGATAACTTTATCCCAAACCTTGTCAGTGATGTAGGAGTGACGGGAGCCATCCTGACGCAACGTACAGCTTATGCAAGTGTTTACTTGCCAAAGGCACCAGCAGGACGCCCGGCACAGTTTGGCTTAGGGCCAACCTTTACGGCAGGCCCCGTTTCGTTCTTCATGCCAAATGTTTTAGTGAGTAATGAGCAGCCATTAAAGATCACCGTCTCGGGCATCGATATGGAAGTTTTTGGTGCATACGGTGATGCAGGTGATGATGAAATCGATATCTATTTTCCTCAATTCAAGCATGTTCATGGTAGCGAAACAATTCAAGGTGAAACGTTCCCGAATCTATACACACTGCGCGGGACTAAATATCGCGATGTACAAAAATGGTATGAAGGTATCGACCACTTGTTAGCTTATTCGGAAAAGGCCAATACCTATAGTGGTTCTCATATGCGAGCTTGGGTTGGTCACGACTTTATTAACCAACGCATAACTAATTACCGCGATGCCATTCAATATGTGCATGACCAGTCTGTTTACTATATTAACCGTGGTATTAAGCGCGATGAACTTGCTGAAAAAGTTATTTTGCCTGAAAACCTAGCGAATGACCCTTGGTTAGGTGAGTACTACGGTACTGTTGCTCACTCTGTGCGTAATATTTATAACGGTTACCTAGGCTGGTGGGAAGGCGATGCAACTAAGCTTGCTCGTCCTGCGGTAAAAGAGATGGCTCAAGACTATGTCGATGCCATGGGTGGTGAGGCTAATGTGATTAAGATGGCGCAAAAAGCCGTTGATACGGAAAACTATGGTTGGGCGGCTGAGATATTAACTCATGTGAACAACGTTGACCCAGCAAATATGGATGCGCGTAACTTAAAGGCTGAAGCATTACGTGAGTGGGGTTACAAGCAAACCAATATTTATTGGAGAGGATTTGCCGTTGCTGATGCTGGAGAACTTGATGGCACGTTAGATCGCTCAGTTGCTTGGGATTTTGCAAACCCAGCTATTGTGAAAGTACTACCTACAACCAAGATTTTAGCCACGCAGCGTGTGAACCTTAATGCTGAACGCGCCAAAGGCCAAGCATTATCTATCAATATTAAGGTGTCAGATACTGGCGAAGTGGCCAACTATACCGTACGAAATGAGATTGCTATCTTCTCGTTAAAACTAGACCCTAATGCTGATGCTACATTAACTGGTAAGAAGCTAGAAATGTTGGGATATTTCACAACGGGTGATGCTAGCAAAGCTCAAGTATCGGGTGATAACAAGTCAGTCGAAACCTTCTTTAGCTTATTTGACCACAACAAGGCAAATGATATTAATCTGGTTTTACCAAACTAA
- the mrcB gene encoding penicillin-binding protein 1B, with translation MTDKATPKPKKTTKRPAVKRVSAGKGGKKRATKKSPQKSGWGRKIWSITWKLGVIAAVVIAAYGIYLDQIIARKFEGQKWHLPAQVFSRSMALYPGAAVSHGQLMSELKLLGYRKVANPRQVGEFSASKTKIDLWRRPFLHPKGDQTEQRVMITFDSNGISSVARSSDQRQLAVFHLEPVLLDRIITGDGEDRLFVAADKMPQAIIDALILVEDRSFYEHHGVNPFAILRAAMVNISAGRTVQGGSTLTQQLAKNFFLSSERSLTRKLREALMAIIIDFRYEKNEILEAYLNEVYMGQDKARGVHGMGLASQFYFGRPIGELTLPQQAFLVAVIKGPSYYNPWRYEERAQKRRDLVLRLLMEAGELNVAQYEAAVESPLGLRKSDKPVHQKLPAFFAVVKRELSTRYGEALLQQSGIKVYTTLDPMAQEAAEKAVKQTLKQLGKNDESLQVGMVLTDKYSAGIAAMVGDKVPSYQGFNRAVEIRRPIGSLIKPFVYATALNQPKKYTLATPLKDEPITLKNGQGKTWSPQNVDRKFRGQVPLLTAFKKSMNVPTVNLGMAIGVSSVATTLDKAGWKDKVPEYPSMLLGAVNGSPLMVAQVFQTVADNGRYRHLNSVTTVLDENNQPLVASKRAATQAIPVASNYLVKYAMTQVVDNGTAKRLGNAFPRATLAGKTGTSNDSRDSWFAGFDERNVAAIWVGRDDNGKTGLYGSSGAMAVYQAFLKNRPPLSLRMAPVDGTVQGYFDRNSGAAKQADCGNVIKVPALRESYQPVANCGEPLPWWKKLIGG, from the coding sequence ATGACTGATAAAGCGACACCAAAACCTAAAAAAACCACCAAGCGTCCAGCGGTAAAAAGAGTATCAGCCGGCAAAGGTGGTAAAAAAAGAGCCACTAAGAAATCTCCCCAAAAATCGGGTTGGGGCCGTAAAATATGGTCTATAACTTGGAAGCTTGGCGTTATTGCAGCAGTCGTTATTGCTGCTTATGGGATCTATTTGGATCAAATTATCGCACGCAAGTTTGAAGGGCAAAAATGGCATTTACCTGCGCAAGTGTTTAGCCGCTCTATGGCACTATATCCTGGAGCAGCTGTTAGCCACGGGCAGTTGATGTCTGAGCTAAAACTACTGGGCTATCGTAAAGTGGCTAACCCGCGCCAAGTGGGAGAGTTCTCTGCTTCAAAAACAAAAATTGATCTATGGCGTAGACCTTTCCTACATCCTAAAGGTGACCAAACAGAACAAAGAGTGATGATAACGTTTGACTCGAACGGCATAAGCTCTGTGGCAAGAAGTAGCGACCAACGCCAGCTGGCGGTATTTCATTTAGAACCGGTACTACTGGACAGAATTATTACCGGGGATGGAGAAGATAGATTATTTGTGGCAGCCGATAAGATGCCACAAGCGATAATTGATGCGCTTATCTTGGTTGAAGATCGCAGCTTCTACGAACATCACGGTGTTAATCCTTTTGCCATCTTGCGCGCGGCCATGGTGAATATCAGTGCTGGTCGGACAGTGCAGGGTGGTTCAACTTTGACCCAACAACTCGCTAAGAACTTCTTCCTTTCAAGTGAACGTTCACTGACGCGTAAGCTGCGTGAAGCCTTAATGGCGATTATTATCGATTTTCGTTATGAGAAAAACGAGATCCTAGAAGCTTACTTAAATGAAGTCTACATGGGGCAAGACAAAGCGCGGGGGGTTCATGGCATGGGACTCGCCTCACAATTCTATTTTGGCCGACCAATAGGCGAGCTAACCTTGCCTCAACAAGCATTCTTAGTCGCGGTGATTAAGGGGCCTTCCTATTACAACCCTTGGCGATATGAAGAGCGAGCACAGAAACGTCGTGATTTAGTGCTTAGGTTACTGATGGAAGCGGGAGAGCTGAATGTGGCTCAATATGAAGCTGCAGTTGAATCACCATTAGGACTAAGAAAGTCCGATAAACCAGTACACCAAAAACTGCCAGCGTTTTTCGCTGTGGTTAAGCGTGAATTGTCGACTCGATATGGTGAGGCATTATTGCAACAGTCAGGCATTAAGGTCTATACCACACTTGACCCTATGGCGCAGGAGGCGGCTGAGAAAGCGGTGAAACAGACCCTTAAGCAGCTAGGTAAGAATGATGAATCCTTGCAAGTTGGCATGGTGCTGACCGATAAATACTCAGCGGGTATTGCCGCAATGGTCGGTGATAAGGTACCAAGTTATCAAGGCTTTAATCGTGCAGTTGAGATAAGGCGACCTATAGGTTCGTTAATCAAACCATTTGTATATGCCACAGCGCTTAATCAACCGAAGAAGTACACCTTAGCAACGCCTTTAAAGGATGAACCTATCACCCTTAAAAATGGCCAAGGTAAAACCTGGTCACCGCAAAACGTAGATAGAAAATTTCGTGGCCAAGTGCCGCTATTGACTGCGTTTAAAAAGTCGATGAACGTGCCGACCGTTAACTTAGGAATGGCAATTGGTGTCAGCAGTGTGGCAACGACCTTAGACAAAGCGGGTTGGAAAGATAAGGTCCCTGAGTACCCATCAATGCTACTAGGCGCGGTTAATGGCTCACCACTCATGGTGGCGCAGGTGTTCCAGACCGTTGCAGATAATGGTCGTTATCGCCATTTAAACTCGGTTACCACGGTGCTAGATGAGAATAATCAACCGTTAGTCGCATCTAAGCGGGCAGCGACGCAAGCGATTCCTGTTGCAAGCAATTACCTGGTCAAATATGCCATGACACAAGTGGTCGACAATGGCACCGCTAAACGCTTGGGTAATGCTTTCCCTCGAGCGACACTTGCGGGGAAAACAGGTACCAGTAATGATTCACGTGATTCATGGTTTGCTGGTTTTGATGAGCGAAACGTAGCGGCTATCTGGGTTGGCCGTGACGATAACGGTAAAACAGGCCTCTACGGTAGCAGTGGCGCGATGGCAGTCTATCAAGCGTTTTTGAAAAATCGTCCTCCGCTGAGTCTGCGTATGGCGCCTGTTGATGGTACGGTTCAAGGTTATTTTGATCGTAATAGCGGCGCGGCGAAACAAGCTGACTGCGGCAATGTGATCAAGGTTCCTGCTTTAAGGGAAAGCTATCAGCCGGTGGCTAATTGTGGTGAGCCGCTACCGTGGTGGAAAAAGTTGATTGGCGGCTAG
- the hrpB gene encoding ATP-dependent helicase HrpB → MCVIRRHNEPHYKTMPVTSLPIHSLLDPIRHAFNQANQVILEAPTGAGKSTALPLAMLDWDEIDGKILMLEPRRVAARNVAQFIASQRGCPLGAEVGYRVRGESKVSRDTRLEIVTEGVLTRMIQNDPELTGIALVIFDEIHERHLTTDLGLALALEIQASFREDLKLLAMSATLSGLPLSELMPDALTLSSEGRSFPVEQCYRAAPVQSLWIDHMAKVIADALNTQQQGSLLAFLPGQGEIRRLQSLLAPRLDPNLFIICPLYGSLPTKAQDQAIAPPVTGIRKVVLATNVAESSLTIEGITQVIDSGYKRQASFNPRTGATRLSLKRISQASAAQRSGRAGRLMAGFSTRLWSQEEHGRLIKADEPEVMHTDLITMVLDGAYWGVKSLDELPMLTQPSKANEKVSWQLLRSLEMVDDKRVITAHGRAAYELGCQPRIAHMLLKAQRLSRQESDNNLVMLAAILAGTLEARGRSRKGSDISHYFQEALTSEAGKQIRQWLNSLGVRNGSSHTLSMVARQAASDDIAMLLAFAYPDRIAKQRGASGYQLAGGTGVELANDDSLSGQPWLVVADFQESEGRSNGKVYLAATLNEQLFTDQLSSLVDTIEYCGWDNIKGRFFAELRRNVGQISLSKTPVKQLDKKLIKNAIVEQVVLNGLALLKFDERTEQLRYRVAIASDLDKSHDWPSLDDESLIALLDDWLKPYLDDVRSLAQLQQLDCYTLLLNLMPWATQQHLDRILPIKWLMATGTHAKIEYDAQKRGRLSVRLQEAFGMQQSPQLVNGKLVLTMELLSPARRPLALTADLASFWQGPYDHVKKEMKGRYPKHLWPDDPANTQPTKFTKKKTFSSQ, encoded by the coding sequence ATGTGCGTTATACGCCGCCATAACGAGCCTCACTACAAAACAATGCCAGTAACTTCATTACCCATTCACAGCTTATTAGATCCTATTCGCCATGCTTTTAATCAAGCGAATCAAGTGATACTTGAGGCGCCTACCGGAGCCGGAAAGTCGACGGCATTACCTTTGGCCATGCTGGACTGGGATGAGATCGACGGTAAAATCCTAATGCTTGAACCGCGCCGAGTCGCTGCTCGAAATGTTGCCCAGTTTATTGCAAGCCAGCGCGGCTGCCCATTGGGGGCTGAGGTTGGCTATCGAGTTAGAGGCGAATCAAAAGTTAGTCGCGATACCCGGCTTGAGATTGTGACAGAAGGTGTGCTGACGCGGATGATCCAAAACGATCCTGAATTGACAGGTATTGCGCTGGTAATATTTGATGAGATCCATGAACGTCATCTAACCACTGATTTAGGTTTAGCTTTAGCGTTAGAGATCCAAGCGAGTTTTCGCGAGGATTTAAAGTTACTGGCTATGTCAGCCACCTTGTCGGGATTACCGCTAAGCGAGTTGATGCCTGATGCGCTGACTCTGAGCAGTGAAGGGCGCAGCTTCCCGGTTGAGCAGTGCTATCGCGCCGCACCTGTGCAATCGCTATGGATCGATCACATGGCAAAAGTGATCGCAGATGCCTTGAATACCCAGCAACAGGGCTCATTGTTGGCATTCCTACCTGGGCAAGGGGAGATTAGGCGGCTGCAAAGTTTACTTGCACCGCGTTTAGACCCCAACTTATTTATTATCTGTCCGCTGTATGGCAGCTTGCCAACTAAAGCACAGGATCAAGCTATTGCGCCGCCGGTAACAGGTATTCGTAAAGTGGTACTCGCCACCAACGTAGCCGAGTCTAGTTTGACGATTGAGGGAATAACCCAGGTTATTGATTCAGGCTATAAACGCCAAGCAAGCTTTAATCCAAGAACTGGAGCGACGCGGCTATCACTTAAGCGGATAAGCCAAGCATCCGCGGCTCAACGTAGTGGGCGAGCTGGGCGGCTCATGGCTGGTTTTAGCACTCGATTGTGGAGCCAAGAGGAGCATGGACGATTGATAAAGGCTGATGAGCCTGAGGTCATGCATACCGATCTCATTACGATGGTATTAGATGGTGCGTACTGGGGCGTTAAATCTCTCGACGAGTTACCTATGCTAACTCAGCCGTCAAAAGCGAATGAAAAGGTTAGCTGGCAGTTACTTCGCTCGCTTGAAATGGTTGATGATAAACGGGTGATTACCGCTCATGGTCGTGCTGCTTATGAGCTGGGTTGCCAGCCACGTATTGCGCATATGCTGCTTAAAGCGCAGCGTTTATCAAGGCAAGAGAGTGATAATAATCTAGTGATGCTTGCAGCAATTTTGGCTGGCACTTTAGAGGCTAGAGGTCGCAGTCGTAAAGGCAGTGATATCAGCCATTATTTTCAAGAAGCTTTAACGTCTGAGGCTGGCAAACAGATCCGTCAGTGGCTTAATAGCTTAGGTGTTCGCAATGGTTCGTCGCACACTCTTTCAATGGTCGCAAGGCAGGCTGCTAGTGATGATATTGCCATGCTGCTGGCTTTTGCTTATCCCGATCGCATTGCCAAGCAGCGCGGCGCAAGCGGCTATCAGTTAGCAGGTGGTACGGGCGTCGAGTTAGCGAACGATGATAGCTTGTCAGGGCAACCTTGGTTAGTGGTTGCTGACTTTCAAGAGAGTGAAGGCCGCAGCAATGGCAAAGTCTATCTAGCTGCCACACTCAATGAACAATTATTTACTGATCAATTGTCGAGCTTAGTGGATACTATTGAGTACTGTGGATGGGATAACATTAAAGGACGATTTTTCGCCGAGCTACGACGTAACGTCGGTCAGATATCCCTCAGTAAAACCCCAGTTAAACAGTTAGATAAAAAGCTTATTAAAAATGCGATTGTAGAGCAGGTCGTACTCAATGGCTTAGCATTACTGAAATTTGATGAACGTACAGAGCAGTTGCGCTATCGAGTGGCGATTGCCAGCGACCTAGATAAATCGCATGATTGGCCAAGCTTAGATGACGAAAGCTTAATTGCATTATTGGATGATTGGCTAAAGCCCTATCTTGATGATGTGCGCAGTTTGGCACAATTACAGCAATTAGATTGTTATACTTTGCTGCTTAATTTAATGCCTTGGGCTACCCAACAGCACTTAGACCGAATATTGCCAATTAAATGGCTCATGGCCACCGGTACACATGCCAAGATTGAGTATGACGCTCAGAAGCGTGGACGGTTAAGTGTAAGGTTGCAAGAGGCCTTTGGTATGCAGCAGAGCCCTCAGTTAGTTAATGGTAAGTTAGTGCTTACTATGGAGCTGCTGTCGCCAGCTAGGCGACCTTTGGCATTAACGGCTGATTTAGCGAGTTTTTGGCAAGGTCCATATGACCACGTAAAGAAAGAGATGAAGGGCCGATACCCAAAGCATCTATGGCCTGATGACCCGGCAAATACACAGCCCACCAAATTTACTAAAAAGAAGACCTTTAGCTCACAATAG
- the thpR gene encoding RNA 2',3'-cyclic phosphodiesterase, translated as MTNCTRNICTAAGKRVFLGFALTTEQTKQIEAIQSQLPENVRLVPSQNLHMTLAFFGYASNETIDALINNIDAMSKPHFTVHLDCIAHWKKPKILCLKGTASDPNLLSIANDSQTIAQKLKLHQSEYHYNPHITLSRKAKEAVDGICYTALTLQPNALHLFESFAGKDGVEYPILHSWHLT; from the coding sequence ATGACTAACTGTACGCGTAACATATGCACTGCGGCGGGAAAGCGGGTTTTCCTTGGCTTCGCACTCACCACTGAACAAACTAAGCAGATCGAAGCCATTCAGTCACAACTTCCTGAAAATGTTAGGCTGGTACCAAGCCAAAATTTACACATGACACTGGCATTTTTCGGCTACGCCAGCAATGAGACTATCGATGCGCTCATCAATAATATCGATGCGATGAGTAAACCGCATTTTACGGTCCATTTAGATTGCATTGCACACTGGAAAAAACCAAAAATACTCTGCCTTAAAGGCACAGCGTCTGACCCAAACCTGTTATCGATAGCAAACGATAGCCAAACGATTGCGCAGAAACTCAAGCTACATCAAAGCGAATACCACTATAACCCGCATATCACCCTGTCTAGAAAGGCCAAGGAGGCTGTTGACGGTATTTGTTATACCGCACTGACTTTACAACCTAATGCACTCCATCTCTTTGAATCATTTGCCGGTAAAGATGGCGTAGAGTACCCAATCTTGCACTCATGGCATTTGACATAA
- a CDS encoding glutathione S-transferase family protein — translation MIKLISFKNCPFVQRVMGALVSKNIPFEIEYIELSNKPQWFLDISPNGQVPVLITEDETVLFESDAIVEYLDDKYAPIEQVSAEQKALDRAWSYQASKHYMAQCGTMGSKDQETFEARLAKLSKSFAKAENKLGDSAFFKGSTISNVDIAWLPILHRADVIKRCSGFDMLDGFPKVQKWQAALIESGLADKTVPDDFVNSFSNFYLKNTYLASLVAGAVINGKASCCATDSCCA, via the coding sequence ATGATCAAACTTATTAGCTTTAAAAATTGCCCCTTTGTACAACGCGTAATGGGTGCACTTGTTAGCAAGAATATCCCTTTTGAAATCGAATACATTGAACTTAGCAATAAACCTCAATGGTTTTTAGACATTTCCCCTAATGGCCAAGTGCCAGTACTCATTACTGAAGATGAAACCGTACTATTTGAGTCTGATGCCATTGTCGAGTACTTAGATGATAAATATGCACCTATTGAACAGGTATCGGCCGAACAAAAGGCGCTAGATCGAGCTTGGTCATATCAAGCGAGTAAGCACTATATGGCTCAATGCGGCACTATGGGGAGTAAAGACCAAGAGACCTTTGAAGCACGCTTAGCTAAGCTATCAAAGTCGTTCGCTAAAGCTGAAAATAAACTTGGCGACAGTGCTTTCTTTAAAGGCAGCACCATCTCTAATGTTGATATTGCGTGGTTACCGATATTACACCGAGCTGATGTTATTAAGCGCTGTTCGGGTTTTGATATGCTCGATGGTTTTCCTAAAGTACAGAAGTGGCAAGCCGCTTTGATAGAATCCGGTCTTGCAGATAAAACGGTACCAGATGATTTCGTTAACAGCTTCAGTAATTTCTATTTGAAGAATACCTATCTGGCGAGCTTGGTTGCTGGTGCTGTCATTAATGGCAAGGCGAGCTGCTGCGCCACTGACTCTTGCTGTGCTTAG
- a CDS encoding LysR family transcriptional regulator, producing the protein MDLNLLKTFDAVMNARSVNVAAEVLGITSPAVSQALNRLREQYGDPLFVRAGRGIRPTSFAVELHAEIQQPLLQLVNGTQSRHLFNPKTSQRKFRVSSHKDLDLMLIPSLVRYRQKKAPHTKFIADIEHDSEESRQDDLRMRKVDIIISTVQLEEHGYHNQLLFKQDLVVALSSEHPRIQGRMSEDAFFAEEHILWQTKRMDRYTLNSVATKHLPSRRVAYSTGSAMTGLNLVADTEWLCVSSRWHSNQVAVTGRIQVLELPFATQQVPVYMTWHHSQHKDAGHQWFREAIMTTSSTLFG; encoded by the coding sequence ATGGATTTAAATCTGTTGAAAACGTTTGATGCGGTGATGAACGCCCGCAGTGTAAATGTAGCAGCTGAAGTACTAGGGATAACCTCTCCAGCGGTTAGCCAAGCGTTGAACCGGCTCCGAGAACAATATGGTGACCCACTATTTGTGAGAGCTGGGCGAGGAATACGACCGACTAGTTTTGCGGTGGAACTTCATGCTGAAATACAACAACCCTTGTTGCAGTTAGTCAACGGCACACAATCTCGTCACCTTTTCAATCCTAAAACCAGTCAACGAAAGTTCAGAGTATCTAGCCATAAAGATCTGGATCTAATGCTGATCCCAAGTTTGGTGAGATATCGCCAAAAAAAGGCGCCCCATACCAAGTTTATCGCCGACATTGAACACGACAGTGAAGAGTCTAGGCAAGATGATTTAAGGATGAGAAAGGTCGATATTATTATATCGACTGTGCAACTCGAAGAGCATGGTTATCATAACCAGTTACTTTTTAAACAAGACCTCGTTGTAGCCTTAAGCAGTGAACATCCTAGGATTCAAGGGAGAATGAGTGAAGATGCGTTTTTTGCTGAAGAACACATACTTTGGCAAACCAAAAGAATGGACCGCTATACCCTCAACTCAGTAGCCACTAAACACTTACCCTCAAGAAGAGTTGCTTACTCAACGGGGTCTGCGATGACGGGGCTTAACTTAGTGGCTGACACTGAATGGTTATGTGTCAGTTCACGTTGGCATTCTAACCAAGTTGCTGTGACGGGACGAATACAAGTGCTGGAGTTGCCATTTGCAACCCAGCAAGTACCAGTTTATATGACGTGGCACCATTCGCAGCACAAGGATGCTGGTCATCAATGGTTCAGAGAAGCAATAATGACCACTAGCTCCACACTATTTGGTTAG